In a single window of the Streptomyces cinnabarinus genome:
- a CDS encoding succinate dehydrogenase, translated as MARTVWDSSVGKKTVMAVSGLIMLSYLVVHMMGNLKIFFGAGEFNEYAHWLRTVGEPFMHYEWTLWLVRIVLVVAVIAHGVSAYQLSRRDIKARPNKYVHKKPRASYATRTMRWGGIILALFIVWHLLDLTTGTVHSGGFEEGRPYQNVVDTFSTWYGNVIYIVAVLAVGMHIRHGFWSAAQTLGAGSRSRDRALKTVANVLALVLTCGFLAVPVGVMTGVVS; from the coding sequence ATGGCACGCACGGTGTGGGACAGCTCCGTCGGCAAGAAGACCGTGATGGCGGTCAGCGGGCTGATCATGCTGTCGTATCTGGTCGTCCACATGATGGGGAACCTGAAGATCTTCTTCGGGGCCGGGGAGTTCAACGAGTACGCGCACTGGCTGCGCACGGTCGGCGAGCCCTTCATGCACTACGAGTGGACGCTCTGGCTGGTCCGGATCGTGCTCGTGGTCGCGGTGATCGCGCACGGCGTCTCCGCCTACCAGCTCAGCCGCCGCGACATCAAGGCGCGGCCCAACAAGTACGTGCACAAGAAGCCGCGGGCGAGCTACGCCACCCGCACCATGCGCTGGGGCGGGATCATCCTCGCCCTGTTCATCGTCTGGCACCTCCTCGACCTGACGACCGGCACCGTGCACTCGGGCGGCTTCGAGGAGGGGCGCCCGTACCAGAACGTCGTGGACACCTTCTCCACCTGGTACGGCAACGTCATCTACATCGTCGCGGTCCTCGCCGTCGGCATGCACATCCGGCACGGCTTCTGGAGCGCCGCCCAGACCCTGGGCGCCGGCAGCCGCAGCCGCGACCGCGCCCTGAAGACCGTCGCCAACGTTCTCGCGCTTGTGCTCACCTGCGGCTTCCTCGCCGTACCCGTGGGCGTCATGACCGGAGTGGTGAGCTGA